A region from the Methylocella sp. genome encodes:
- a CDS encoding integration host factor subunit beta, giving the protein MIKSELVQRIADRNPHLYLRDVEKIVNAILDEITNALARGDRVELRGFGAFSVKHRDARVGRNPRTGAHVSVDEKAVPFFKTGKEMRERLNDGYGD; this is encoded by the coding sequence ATGATCAAATCCGAGCTCGTGCAGCGCATTGCCGATCGAAATCCGCATCTCTATTTGCGTGACGTCGAGAAGATCGTCAACGCGATCCTTGATGAGATCACCAACGCGCTGGCGCGCGGCGATCGGGTGGAACTGCGCGGATTTGGGGCCTTTTCGGTCAAGCACCGGGATGCAAGGGTTGGGCGCAATCCGAGAACCGGCGCGCATGTTTCGGTCGATGAAAAGGCGGTTCCCTTTTTCAAAACGGGCAAGGAAATGCGCGAGCGCCTTAACGATGGCTATGGCGACTGA
- a CDS encoding LapA family protein, with protein sequence MKTFLKLLFLIPIIVVAGAAALANRQLVTIFFDPFPDSSASGPQIEAPLFLVLFAALMIGVFIGGVATWIEQGKNRRDARRTRAELRRLSAERARLGLQPSSGNRTNG encoded by the coding sequence ATGAAAACATTCTTGAAGCTGCTCTTTCTCATCCCCATCATTGTAGTCGCAGGCGCGGCGGCTCTCGCTAACCGCCAGCTGGTGACGATATTTTTTGATCCTTTCCCCGATAGCAGCGCGTCGGGTCCGCAGATCGAGGCTCCATTATTCCTCGTCTTGTTCGCGGCCTTGATGATTGGCGTTTTCATTGGAGGCGTCGCCACCTGGATTGAACAAGGGAAAAATCGTCGCGACGCGCGCAGAACCAGAGCCGAACTCAGACGTTTGTCTGCGGAGCGCGCCCGGCTCGGCTTGCAGCCGTCGAGCGGAAATCGCACAAACGGTTAG
- a CDS encoding phosphoribosylanthranilate isomerase encodes MSIIVKICGLATPGALGAALDVGADMVGFVFFDRSPRHVSLEQVASLSALVGGGAAKVLLTVDADDASLAAAIGALEPSYLQLHGGETPERVAAIRSSFGLKVIKAIAIGESADLAQIRRYDAIADMLLLDAKPKPNSERPGGNGLGFDWSLLAGFEMKKPWLLAGGLDAANVARALALTGAPGVDVSSGVESAPGVKDSAKIAQFIEEARAAQNGERRNGLGLARRSV; translated from the coding sequence ATGAGCATCATCGTTAAAATCTGCGGACTCGCAACTCCGGGGGCGCTCGGCGCCGCGCTCGACGTTGGCGCGGACATGGTCGGCTTTGTCTTTTTCGACAGAAGTCCAAGGCATGTCTCCCTGGAGCAGGTGGCCAGCTTAAGCGCGCTCGTCGGCGGCGGCGCGGCGAAGGTTTTGTTGACCGTCGACGCCGATGACGCCTCGTTGGCGGCGGCCATCGGGGCGCTTGAACCTTCGTATCTTCAATTGCACGGAGGGGAGACGCCGGAGCGGGTGGCTGCGATCCGCTCGAGCTTCGGGCTCAAGGTCATCAAGGCGATTGCGATTGGCGAGAGCGCCGACTTGGCTCAAATCCGGCGCTATGACGCCATCGCCGATATGCTGTTGCTCGATGCGAAGCCAAAGCCTAACTCCGAGCGTCCTGGCGGCAATGGATTAGGTTTCGACTGGAGTTTGCTCGCAGGGTTCGAGATGAAAAAACCGTGGCTGCTCGCCGGCGGTCTCGACGCCGCCAATGTCGCGCGCGCGCTCGCCCTGACCGGCGCGCCGGGGGTTGATGTCTCTTCCGGCGTCGAGAGCGCGCCGGGCGTGAAGGATTCGGCCAAAATCGCGCAGTTCATCGAGGAGGCGCGGGCGGCGCAAAATGGCGAGCGACGCAATGGACTTGGTTTAGCGCGGCGAAGCGTCTAA